Proteins co-encoded in one Zootoca vivipara chromosome 3, rZooViv1.1, whole genome shotgun sequence genomic window:
- the APLF gene encoding aprataxin and PNK-like factor isoform X2, with translation MDTDRWHQLSPGDRFSLLVDKYIFRVLIISSEGESLLRKNGNLCVEDIPNRATSSLQQTKMPRRQPSSQQTMSSNKSQLLEVNSRLEEAAEIPKKFSASVSENEEVRLHQRKRVLPAWMLQADIIVQSSSASGSGKGNSREMKQSPGKKQKRTENEDAALATQDIKHLSAEPIVRKMEKNESKMLCQRAVSPTGQCNRQLHNEELQLNTDALACQPAETDITNKNENILENVQCNPEQFHQDMSQTPVHQGEIQELLNPSTETSISTEIGISNVTGSQDVTQNSNKTTHQRTACLYGRSCYRKNPIHFQQFSHPGDSDYHDTESVTQADTDNRPECPYGTACYRKNPQHKLEYKHTVAPEPERMQTRPKAIKKGRRVLDDDSDNDGEPNEYNLNDSFIDDEEEEECDPTDEDSDWEPDFEDKDDEDVATLLKEAQKIVKSNK, from the exons ATGGATACTGATAGATGGCATCAGCTGAGTCCAGGTGACAGATTTTCCCTGCTAGTAGACAAATATATCTTCAGGGTTCTCATCATTTCTTCAGAGGGGGAAAGTCTGCTAAG GAAAAATGGGAACCTCTGTGTAGAAGACATACCAAATCGAGCTACCTCGTCACTTCAGCAAACCAAGATGCCTCGCAGACAGCCTTCATCACAGCAAACAATGTCCTCCAACAAGAGCCAACTTTTGGAAGTAAACTCACGATTAGAAGAAGCAGCTGAAATCCCAAAGAAG TTTTCTGCTAGCGTTTCTGAAAATGAAGAAGTAAGACTTCATCAAAGGAAAAGAGTGCTTCCAGCATGGATGCTGCAAGCAGACATAATAGTCCAAAGTTCATCAGCCTCAGGTTCAGGAAAAG GAAATAGTAGAGAAATGAAACAAAGTCCAGGGAAAAAGCAAAAAAGGACTGAAAATGAAGATGCTGCCCTTGCTACACAG GATATAAAACATCTATCTGCTGAACCTATTGtgagaaaaatggaaaagaaTGAAAGCAAAATGTTATGCCAAAGAGCTGTAAGTCCTACAGGGCAATGTAATCGTCAACTTCATAATGAAGAGTTACAGCTCAACACAGATGCACTCGCTTGCCAGCCTGCTGAAACAGATAtaactaataaaaatgaaaacattttggaGAATGTTCAATGTAATCCTGAGCAATTTCATCAGGACATGTCACAAACTCCAGTTCACCAGGGTGAGATTCAAGAGCTTCTCAATCCGTCTACCGAGACAAGCATTTCTACCGAGATAGGCATTTCTAACGTAACTGGAAGTCAAGATGTAACACAAAACTCTAACAAAACTACACACCAGAGGACAGCTTGCCTCTATGGGAGAAGCTGCTACAG GAAAAATCCTATACATTTTCAGCAGTTCAGTCACCCCGGAGATAGTGATTATCATGATACAGAATCTGTAACTCAAGCTGACACTGATAACAGACCTGAATGCCCTTATGGAACTGCTTGCTACAG GAAAAATCCACAGCACAAGCTGGAATACAAACACACTGTAGCACCAG AACCTGAGAGGATGCAGACAAGACCGAAGGCTATTAAAAAAG GAAGACGTGTTTTGGATGATGATAGTGATAATGATGGTGAGCCCAATGAATACAACTTGAATGACAGCTTTATAGATgacgaagaggaagaagagtgtgACCCTACTGATGAAGACTCTGACTGGGAGCCAGATTTTGAAGACAAGGATGATGAAGATGTTGCCACACTTCTGAAAGAAGCACAGAAGATTGTTAAAAGCAATAAGTAG
- the APLF gene encoding aprataxin and PNK-like factor isoform X1 — protein sequence MPGFELAPVGGGCPVVLPPGETVIGRGALLGITDKRVSRKHAILKVVGDHLSIKPVHVNPCFYQSTENDELLPMDTDRWHQLSPGDRFSLLVDKYIFRVLIISSEGESLLRKNGNLCVEDIPNRATSSLQQTKMPRRQPSSQQTMSSNKSQLLEVNSRLEEAAEIPKKFSASVSENEEVRLHQRKRVLPAWMLQADIIVQSSSASGSGKGNSREMKQSPGKKQKRTENEDAALATQDIKHLSAEPIVRKMEKNESKMLCQRAVSPTGQCNRQLHNEELQLNTDALACQPAETDITNKNENILENVQCNPEQFHQDMSQTPVHQGEIQELLNPSTETSISTEIGISNVTGSQDVTQNSNKTTHQRTACLYGRSCYRKNPIHFQQFSHPGDSDYHDTESVTQADTDNRPECPYGTACYRKNPQHKLEYKHTVAPEPERMQTRPKAIKKGRRVLDDDSDNDGEPNEYNLNDSFIDDEEEEECDPTDEDSDWEPDFEDKDDEDVATLLKEAQKIVKSNK from the exons ATGCCAGGGTTTGAGTTGGCGCCGGTGGGCGGGGGTTGCCCCGTGGTGCTGCCGCCTGGGGAGACAGTGATAGGAAGAGGTGCCCTGCTGGGA ATTACAGATAAAAGAGTATCCAGGAAACATGCTATTCTGAAGGTAGTTGGTGACCATCTTAGCATCAAACCG GTCCATGTAAACCCCTGTTTTTATCAGTCGACGGAAAATGATGAACTATTGCCAATGGATACTGATAGATGGCATCAGCTGAGTCCAGGTGACAGATTTTCCCTGCTAGTAGACAAATATATCTTCAGGGTTCTCATCATTTCTTCAGAGGGGGAAAGTCTGCTAAG GAAAAATGGGAACCTCTGTGTAGAAGACATACCAAATCGAGCTACCTCGTCACTTCAGCAAACCAAGATGCCTCGCAGACAGCCTTCATCACAGCAAACAATGTCCTCCAACAAGAGCCAACTTTTGGAAGTAAACTCACGATTAGAAGAAGCAGCTGAAATCCCAAAGAAG TTTTCTGCTAGCGTTTCTGAAAATGAAGAAGTAAGACTTCATCAAAGGAAAAGAGTGCTTCCAGCATGGATGCTGCAAGCAGACATAATAGTCCAAAGTTCATCAGCCTCAGGTTCAGGAAAAG GAAATAGTAGAGAAATGAAACAAAGTCCAGGGAAAAAGCAAAAAAGGACTGAAAATGAAGATGCTGCCCTTGCTACACAG GATATAAAACATCTATCTGCTGAACCTATTGtgagaaaaatggaaaagaaTGAAAGCAAAATGTTATGCCAAAGAGCTGTAAGTCCTACAGGGCAATGTAATCGTCAACTTCATAATGAAGAGTTACAGCTCAACACAGATGCACTCGCTTGCCAGCCTGCTGAAACAGATAtaactaataaaaatgaaaacattttggaGAATGTTCAATGTAATCCTGAGCAATTTCATCAGGACATGTCACAAACTCCAGTTCACCAGGGTGAGATTCAAGAGCTTCTCAATCCGTCTACCGAGACAAGCATTTCTACCGAGATAGGCATTTCTAACGTAACTGGAAGTCAAGATGTAACACAAAACTCTAACAAAACTACACACCAGAGGACAGCTTGCCTCTATGGGAGAAGCTGCTACAG GAAAAATCCTATACATTTTCAGCAGTTCAGTCACCCCGGAGATAGTGATTATCATGATACAGAATCTGTAACTCAAGCTGACACTGATAACAGACCTGAATGCCCTTATGGAACTGCTTGCTACAG GAAAAATCCACAGCACAAGCTGGAATACAAACACACTGTAGCACCAG AACCTGAGAGGATGCAGACAAGACCGAAGGCTATTAAAAAAG GAAGACGTGTTTTGGATGATGATAGTGATAATGATGGTGAGCCCAATGAATACAACTTGAATGACAGCTTTATAGATgacgaagaggaagaagagtgtgACCCTACTGATGAAGACTCTGACTGGGAGCCAGATTTTGAAGACAAGGATGATGAAGATGTTGCCACACTTCTGAAAGAAGCACAGAAGATTGTTAAAAGCAATAAGTAG